Proteins from one Pseudomonas sp. KBS0710 genomic window:
- a CDS encoding helix-turn-helix domain-containing protein, whose translation MSGIGSRLRQERERLGLSQKVFGEIGGVEANAQGKYENGGRAPKADYLSRVAEKGVDILYVLTGVATPIQLENLSQIEEKVLGDYRAMFKEDQDAIRRLTSTLAEHSAASNGKIKPQPQDS comes from the coding sequence ATGAGTGGAATCGGTTCGCGTTTGCGGCAAGAAAGAGAGCGACTTGGCCTGTCGCAGAAAGTTTTTGGTGAAATTGGAGGCGTTGAAGCCAATGCCCAAGGCAAATATGAGAACGGTGGGCGTGCGCCTAAAGCCGACTACCTGTCACGGGTAGCCGAAAAAGGGGTGGACATCCTGTACGTGTTGACCGGCGTTGCCACGCCGATCCAATTGGAAAACCTCAGCCAGATCGAAGAGAAAGTCCTCGGTGATTACCGCGCCATGTTCAAGGAAGACCAGGATGCAATCCGCCGCCTGACATCCACCCTGGCCGAACATTCAGCTGCGTCGAATGGGAAAATCAAACCGCAACCCCAGGATTCCTGA
- a CDS encoding DNA-binding protein has protein sequence MPGIRTAAQAKAWLEHQGKSVQAFAREHGVDPATTYQVLAGRKKGRRGEAHKVAVLLGMKEGIIVDEPVAQHRDPNSVS, from the coding sequence ATGCCCGGAATCCGTACCGCTGCACAAGCCAAGGCTTGGCTGGAACATCAAGGAAAGTCAGTTCAAGCGTTCGCACGTGAACATGGCGTTGATCCGGCCACCACATATCAAGTGCTCGCTGGGCGTAAAAAGGGACGGCGTGGGGAAGCCCATAAAGTAGCGGTCCTGCTGGGCATGAAAGAAGGGATTATCGTGGATGAGCCCGTGGCTCAACACCGCGATCCAAACAGTGTGTCTTGA
- a CDS encoding GNAT family N-acetyltransferase, protein MAFHLRAATDRDLPFARALTHEAMNRYYLQYDLLWSDHGFDVAWASRENWLICQDETVMGFISVNRDSQALYIRELHLLERCRRQGAGSWVLQQMVLKARAQGLGLLRLTVFKTNPARRLYQRQGLSIVGEEDCFWRMERECRAGTVD, encoded by the coding sequence ATGGCTTTTCACCTGCGCGCGGCGACGGACCGCGACTTGCCATTCGCGCGAGCGCTGACCCATGAAGCCATGAATCGCTACTACCTGCAGTACGATTTACTGTGGTCTGACCATGGCTTTGACGTCGCCTGGGCTTCGCGGGAAAACTGGCTGATTTGCCAGGATGAAACCGTGATGGGGTTTATCAGCGTGAATCGTGACAGCCAGGCGCTCTATATTCGCGAATTACACCTGCTCGAGCGCTGCCGCAGACAGGGCGCTGGCAGTTGGGTATTGCAGCAGATGGTGCTCAAGGCGCGCGCGCAGGGCCTGGGCCTTTTACGCTTGACCGTGTTCAAGACCAACCCGGCGAGACGCCTGTATCAGCGCCAAGGGCTGAGCATTGTCGGGGAGGAGGACTGCTTTTGGCGCATGGAGCGCGAGTGTAGGGCTGGCACTGTGGACTAA
- a CDS encoding carbon-nitrogen hydrolase family protein, which produces MTALTLAAAQTLSLAGDVPANLQRHLAYMQAAAEQGVQLLVFPELSLTGYEPALAAQLAIAPEDALLAPLREMAQELRLTAVVGMPIRLAPEAGVSIGALVLGADGSLAVYTKQHLHPGEELAFVAGQGGAALEWGDDRIALSVCADFSHASHPRLAAEAGATVYAAGVLISEGGYATDSALLQGYAAEHRMLVLMANHGGPSGGYTCAGRSAIWSADGTLLADVPGTGEALVIARRNGQHWAGQVVAL; this is translated from the coding sequence ATGACTGCCTTGACCCTTGCCGCAGCTCAAACCCTCTCCCTTGCTGGCGACGTGCCGGCCAACCTCCAGCGGCATTTGGCGTATATGCAGGCGGCGGCGGAGCAGGGTGTGCAGTTGCTGGTGTTTCCGGAACTGTCGTTGACCGGCTATGAGCCGGCCCTGGCCGCCCAACTGGCGATTGCGCCAGAGGACGCGCTGCTGGCGCCGCTGCGTGAAATGGCGCAGGAACTGCGGTTGACGGCGGTGGTGGGCATGCCGATTCGCCTGGCACCCGAGGCGGGTGTATCGATCGGTGCGCTGGTGCTGGGCGCAGACGGCTCGCTGGCGGTCTATACCAAGCAACATCTGCACCCAGGCGAAGAACTGGCGTTTGTTGCAGGGCAGGGTGGTGCAGCACTCGAATGGGGGGATGACCGGATTGCACTGTCGGTCTGTGCGGACTTTTCCCACGCCAGTCATCCGCGTCTGGCGGCAGAGGCTGGCGCTACGGTGTACGCCGCCGGTGTGCTGATCAGCGAAGGCGGGTACGCGACCGACAGTGCGCTGCTGCAAGGCTATGCCGCCGAGCACCGCATGCTGGTATTGATGGCCAACCATGGTGGCCCGTCCGGCGGTTATACCTGTGCGGGGCGCAGCGCTATCTGGAGCGCTGATGGAACCCTGCTTGCCGACGTACCGGGCACTGGCGAGGCCTTGGTGATTGCCCGCCGCAACGGCCAGCACTGGGCTGGCCAAGTGGTAGCCCTCTGA
- a CDS encoding 3-deoxy-7-phosphoheptulonate synthase, with the protein MNSATAALPVANLSSANEALTQRLPSSLELKHQLPLSPFLNEQIHAHRQAVRAILNGEDSRLLVIVGPCSIHDPESAMEYARNLKKLALEVSDQMLLVIRAYVEKPRTTIGWKGLAYDPHLDGSDDMAAGLTLSRELMREMLRLGLPVATELLQPMAAGYFDDLLSWVAIGARTTESQIHREMASGLGMPVGFKNGTDGGVAIACDAMRSASHPHRHFGVDSQGHPAIIQTPGNPDTHLVLRGGHRGPNYDAQSVAQVKHDLAKSKVAARIMVDCSHANSGKDPLRQPAVFNDVLEQRLQGDTSLIGMMLESHLFEGCQPLSASMKYGVSVTDGCLGWNGTEQLLRSAAERLRAQHKPN; encoded by the coding sequence ATGAACTCTGCCACCGCCGCACTGCCTGTTGCCAACCTGTCCAGCGCCAATGAAGCCCTGACCCAGCGCCTGCCCAGCTCCCTTGAGCTAAAGCATCAGCTGCCTCTAAGCCCGTTCCTGAATGAACAGATCCACGCCCATCGCCAAGCCGTGCGCGCCATCCTCAATGGCGAAGACTCGCGTTTGCTGGTGATTGTCGGCCCGTGCTCGATCCACGACCCCGAGTCGGCCATGGAATACGCGCGCAACCTCAAGAAGCTCGCGCTGGAAGTCAGCGACCAGATGCTGCTGGTGATTCGCGCCTACGTCGAAAAACCGCGCACCACCATCGGCTGGAAAGGCCTGGCCTACGACCCGCACCTGGATGGCAGCGACGACATGGCCGCCGGCCTCACGCTGTCGCGCGAACTGATGCGCGAGATGCTGCGCCTGGGCTTGCCGGTCGCCACCGAGCTGCTGCAACCCATGGCCGCCGGCTACTTCGATGACCTGCTCAGTTGGGTCGCCATCGGCGCACGCACCACCGAATCGCAGATCCATCGCGAAATGGCCAGCGGCCTGGGCATGCCGGTCGGCTTCAAAAATGGCACCGACGGCGGCGTCGCGATTGCCTGTGATGCGATGCGCTCGGCGTCCCACCCGCATCGTCACTTCGGTGTGGACAGCCAAGGCCATCCGGCGATCATCCAGACACCGGGCAACCCCGACACGCACCTGGTATTGCGCGGCGGTCATCGTGGGCCGAACTACGATGCGCAAAGCGTGGCGCAGGTGAAACACGACCTGGCCAAGTCCAAGGTCGCGGCGCGCATCATGGTCGATTGCAGCCACGCCAACAGCGGAAAAGACCCATTGCGTCAGCCGGCAGTGTTCAACGACGTGCTCGAACAGCGCCTGCAGGGCGACACGTCGCTGATCGGCATGATGCTCGAAAGCCACCTGTTCGAAGGCTGCCAGCCGTTGAGCGCGTCGATGAAGTACGGGGTGTCGGTGACCGATGGTTGCCTGGGCTGGAACGGCACCGAGCAATTGCTGCGCAGCGCGGCCGAGCGGTTGCGGGCACAGCACAAACCCAACTGA
- a CDS encoding NAD(P)H-dependent oxidoreductase, with protein sequence MKVLIVHAHPEPQSFTAALRDQALSTLQNQGHEVQVSDLYAMQWNPVASAADFATRENPDYLVYALEQRLGVKNQSIAADIQGELDKLLWADLLILNFPIFWFSAPAMLKGWIDRVLVSGVCYGGKRFYDQGGLAGKRALVTVTLGGREHMFGEGAIHGPLEEMLRPILRGTLAYVGYEVLAPFVAWHVPYISAEARQDFLLEYEQRLQGLSDEQPLVFPKLAQFDEALYPLS encoded by the coding sequence ATGAAGGTGTTGATTGTTCACGCTCACCCTGAGCCGCAGTCGTTTACCGCCGCGCTGCGCGATCAGGCGCTCAGCACATTGCAAAACCAGGGCCACGAAGTGCAGGTCAGCGACCTGTACGCCATGCAGTGGAACCCGGTAGCGTCTGCCGCTGACTTTGCCACGCGGGAGAATCCGGATTATCTGGTGTATGCCCTGGAACAGCGTCTGGGCGTAAAAAATCAGTCGATCGCGGCGGACATCCAGGGCGAACTGGACAAGCTGCTGTGGGCCGACCTGCTGATCCTCAACTTCCCGATCTTCTGGTTCTCGGCGCCGGCCATGCTCAAGGGCTGGATCGACCGGGTGCTGGTGTCCGGCGTGTGTTACGGCGGCAAGCGTTTTTACGATCAGGGCGGGCTGGCGGGCAAGCGCGCGCTGGTCACGGTGACCTTGGGCGGACGCGAGCATATGTTTGGTGAGGGCGCGATTCACGGGCCATTGGAGGAGATGCTGCGGCCGATTCTGCGCGGCACCTTGGCGTATGTAGGGTACGAAGTGCTGGCGCCGTTTGTGGCGTGGCATGTGCCGTATATCAGTGCCGAGGCGCGGCAGGATTTTTTGCTGGAATATGAGCAACGGCTGCAAGGGCTGTCGGATGAGCAGCCCTTGGTGTTTCCGAAGCTGGCGCAGTTTGATGAGGCGTTGTATCCACTCTCTTGA
- a CDS encoding ABC transporter ATP-binding protein encodes MDRPLLEIRNLQVEGHYEDAWHPLIKGIDLTLQRGEVLGLIGESGAGKSTLGLAAMGYARDGCRIIGGSVCFDGIELLQAKPAALRKLRGLRIAYVAQSAAASFNPAHRLIDQHVETAVINGGISRAQAEREAVELYRVLRLPNPETIGQRYPHQVSGGQLQRVMTAMAMACHPDLIIFDEPTTALDVTTQIDVLAAIRDAVKTFGSAALYISHDLAVVAQMADRIMVLRHGKLVEEADTRSMLSQPQQDYTKSLWAVRSFRTEPKACPVAQVPLLEVRQACASYGLQPVLHGVSMTLYRGQTLAVIGESGSGKSSTARVIAGLLPATAGQVLYDGEALPLDFRRRSKEQLRRIQMIYQIPDTALNPRQRIVDIIGRPLTFYLGLKGKAMRARVAELLEMIELDPAVFMERQPRELSGGQKQRICIARALAADPQLIICDEVTSALDQLVAEGVLKLLNRLQQQLGVAYLFITHDVATVRAIADEVLVMQRGRVVDHGSRSKIFTPPYQAYTGLLFSSEPEMDPDWLDHLLAQRAAPTV; translated from the coding sequence ATGGACAGGCCATTGCTGGAAATCCGCAACCTGCAGGTGGAAGGGCATTACGAGGATGCCTGGCACCCGTTGATCAAGGGCATTGATCTGACCTTGCAGCGCGGTGAAGTGTTGGGGCTGATCGGTGAGTCCGGGGCGGGTAAATCCACCCTCGGGCTGGCGGCGATGGGCTATGCGCGCGACGGTTGCCGCATCATCGGTGGCTCGGTGTGTTTTGATGGCATTGAACTGCTGCAGGCCAAGCCCGCAGCCTTGCGCAAGCTGCGCGGCCTGCGCATCGCCTATGTGGCGCAAAGCGCGGCGGCCTCCTTCAACCCGGCGCATCGCCTGATCGACCAGCACGTGGAAACGGCGGTGATCAACGGCGGCATCAGCCGCGCCCAGGCCGAGCGCGAGGCGGTGGAGCTGTACCGCGTGTTGCGTTTGCCCAACCCCGAAACCATTGGCCAACGCTACCCGCATCAAGTCTCGGGCGGGCAGTTGCAGCGGGTGATGACGGCCATGGCCATGGCCTGCCATCCGGACCTGATTATCTTCGACGAACCCACCACCGCCCTCGACGTCACCACCCAGATCGACGTGCTGGCGGCGATCCGTGACGCGGTGAAAACCTTCGGCAGCGCCGCCTTGTATATCAGCCACGATCTCGCCGTGGTCGCGCAGATGGCTGACCGCATCATGGTGCTGCGCCACGGCAAGTTGGTGGAGGAGGCCGACACTCGCAGTATGCTCAGCCAGCCGCAGCAGGACTACACCAAATCGCTGTGGGCAGTGCGCAGCTTTCGCACCGAGCCCAAGGCGTGCCCGGTGGCGCAGGTGCCGTTGCTGGAAGTGCGTCAGGCCTGCGCCAGCTATGGGCTGCAGCCGGTACTGCATGGGGTGTCGATGACGCTGTATCGCGGCCAGACCCTGGCGGTGATCGGCGAGTCCGGCAGCGGTAAAAGCTCCACCGCTCGCGTGATTGCCGGGCTGCTGCCGGCCACGGCGGGGCAGGTGCTGTATGACGGCGAGGCGCTGCCGCTGGATTTTCGGCGGCGCAGCAAGGAGCAACTGCGGCGCATCCAGATGATCTACCAGATCCCCGACACGGCGCTGAACCCGCGCCAGCGCATCGTCGACATCATCGGCCGGCCACTCACGTTTTACCTGGGCCTCAAGGGCAAGGCGATGCGCGCGCGGGTCGCCGAGTTGCTGGAGATGATTGAGCTGGACCCGGCGGTGTTCATGGAACGTCAGCCCCGAGAATTATCCGGCGGGCAAAAGCAACGCATCTGCATCGCCCGTGCGCTGGCGGCCGACCCGCAACTGATCATCTGCGATGAAGTCACCTCGGCGCTTGATCAGCTGGTGGCCGAGGGCGTGCTGAAACTGCTCAACCGCCTGCAGCAACAACTGGGCGTGGCCTACCTGTTTATCACCCACGACGTGGCCACCGTGCGTGCGATTGCTGATGAAGTACTGGTGATGCAGCGGGGCAGGGTGGTGGACCACGGCAGCCGCAGCAAGATTTTTACCCCGCCGTACCAGGCTTACACCGGCCTGTTGTTTTCATCGGAGCCGGAAATGGACCCGGACTGGCTCGACCATTTGCTGGCCCAACGGGCAGCGCCCACTGTTTGA
- a CDS encoding ABC transporter permease, which translates to MSLLSQVARAPLSAKFGLLIILSYVAVALLAPLLAPYGETQVVGEGFAPWSGEFLLGTDNLGRDMFSRLVYGARNTLGIAFLTTTLAFLLGGLSGLVAAIKGGWVDQGLSRVVDILMAIPQLIFALLILSVVGTNATSLVLVIALLDSTRVFRLARAVAMTVVVQDFVEAARLRGEGLWWLVTREVLPNAAAPLIAEFGLRFCFVFLFISALSFLGLGIQPPTADWGSMVRDNAVLITFGDVSPLLPALAVALITVSVNFVVDWMLHKSSGLKEC; encoded by the coding sequence ATGAGCCTGTTGAGCCAAGTGGCCAGGGCGCCGTTGAGCGCCAAGTTCGGCCTGCTGATCATCCTGTCATACGTCGCGGTGGCGCTGTTGGCGCCGCTGCTGGCGCCCTATGGCGAAACCCAGGTGGTGGGCGAAGGCTTCGCACCCTGGAGCGGCGAGTTTTTACTGGGCACCGATAACCTGGGGCGCGACATGTTCAGTCGCCTGGTGTACGGCGCGCGCAATACCTTGGGTATTGCCTTCCTGACCACCACGCTGGCGTTTCTGCTCGGAGGCTTAAGCGGTTTGGTCGCGGCGATCAAGGGCGGCTGGGTCGACCAGGGGTTGTCGCGGGTGGTGGATATCCTGATGGCGATCCCGCAGCTGATTTTTGCCTTGTTGATTCTCAGCGTGGTCGGCACCAACGCCACCTCGCTGGTGCTGGTGATTGCGCTGCTGGATTCGACGCGGGTGTTTCGCTTGGCCCGCGCGGTGGCCATGACTGTGGTGGTGCAGGATTTCGTCGAAGCCGCGCGTCTGCGCGGTGAAGGCTTGTGGTGGCTGGTCACCCGCGAAGTGCTGCCTAACGCCGCGGCGCCGCTGATTGCCGAATTCGGCCTGCGCTTTTGCTTTGTGTTCCTGTTTATCAGCGCGCTGTCGTTCCTCGGCCTGGGCATCCAACCGCCTACCGCCGACTGGGGCAGCATGGTGCGCGACAATGCGGTGTTGATCACCTTCGGCGATGTCAGCCCCTTGCTGCCGGCGTTGGCGGTGGCGTTGATCACCGTCAGTGTGAATTTTGTCGTCGACTGGATGCTGCATAAATCCAGCGGCCTGAAGGAGTGTTGA